CCTTCGGGGTTCAAATGAGCGTGAGTATCAATTAACATGGGAAAGTTATTTTGCAAGGGGTCTATAAGGAAATTCTCAAATTCACTGGTGAAGAGATTACCTTTTGACATCTAATTGCCTTTGAGAAAGCGAGGTTTGAATCATTATTTCCGGCCGTTCAGCTCCGACCGGAATTGGGCCTTTAATATCTAAAAAAAATGTCACTCTCGGCTGAATAGTATCTGCTTGGCTCCAGCCAAATGAAGGCCCTATTCTAAAAGCAGCTACTGTCAGCCGGGGAGAGGTTAAAGGTAAGGGAGAGCCGAAATTAATTGCCCGATGATCGGTTGATTTTCTTTTATTTATCTGGGTTCCGCTTAAAAAAAATTCTTGGCACCTATGCTCGTGATTTAAAAAACGGATTCCTCCGGGGATAACCTCATAATTGTTTCTAATAGCTATGCAATGGCCGGTTAAGTCCTTTCTAGCCATTCTGATTGACCGGCTCATATATTCCAAAAGAAAACCGGTTTGACTTAAAAGTTCCTGACTGGCTAAATTTCTTCTTTGCTCCCGGATAGCTGTAACAAAAAGATTAAAAACCCCTGTCAAAACTACGGTAAAAATCAAAATGGTTAGCAGTATTTCAATGACCGTAAGACCTTTTTGAAAATTGATTTTCATATTTTAATGGGCAATAGTTCACCTCCAATTATATAAATGCTTGGTGGTTGAGGCCTGGTAATTTATACCCCTTTCCTGCCAGTCAACAAAAACCGTTAGGTCTATTCTATCAACCGTGGTTGAGGCAACCCTAATTCTTCGGATAAAGGGAGTTAAGGGCCCGGTAGCGCTATATTTATAAAAACCGCCGTCAATCCTTAAAAACTCTCCGGGAATAAAAGAGACCAAACTGGTAGCCCTATAATCTGCTTGACAATCACAAGGAGGAGGAGAACAACAAAAAATACCGGCATTCCAAGCCCGTCCTCCCAACCAATTGCTGTCTCTGATGTTTCTGACAATTTCCATTCCTTCTTGGGCTAAATAAGAACCTATCATCTGGGAAGAAGCAATTTCAGTCACAGTGACAAGTTGTTGAATGGCAATTATAGCTCCGGCTATGCCTACTGTGACTAAAAAAATAGCGACAATCACCTCCAAAAGAAGAAAACCTTTTTGGGGCCGAGAAGGGGGTTTGGAAACAATAAATTTTTTTGTCTTCACATTTTTTATTCTACTCTGATTAAGCCGGCTGGATTAACAATAATGGTCTGGGTTTGAAGGGGGTCGGCTATTAAACGGAGAGTGATTGTCGCAGCAGTTGTCGTTGATAAATTGACCCGGGTAATTGGATCCGGAGCTGTAAAAGTAATATGTAAGGGGCTTGGTGGAGAAAGGGCAGAAATCTCTACCCCTCTTTCTAAACTGATAATACTGCCAACTATTTCTGGCGAAGGAGTGGCTGGAGTAGCATTGGCGCAAGTGGCTGGACCGGTCGGGTTGTAGGAAAAATTCGCATTACAGTCAGCAAATAAAACATATTGGCGGGGATTAGCCAGATTTAGATAAATACCGTAACCACCCCGGGGAATTGCTGTTTGAAATTCTTGGGCGGAAATTGCCAATTGCTGAGCCGTCCTGATATCTTGGGATAGTTTGTTGGCTGCTCTAAAAAGATTGAGTGGGCTTCTTTCCGGTCTATGACCGGTTAGCATTAAAGCCGACAAAATGGAAATTATGGCTGCCACCACTAAAAGTTCAATAAGGGTAAAACCCTGGTGTCGGTTTTTTGAATTTTTATCGTATTTTTTCATTTACAAAAATATAAACTAATAGAAACCCGTTCTCTAATTTATTCTATCATAAAAATGATAAAAAATAAAAAATGGCCAGAATATATTCTGGCCAGGGAATTGAAAAGCAAAAATTTAGTCAAAAAATGAAAATTAGAAATTAGAAAGGAATAATTTCCCGCCACTCGGGCAAGGGAAGAGTAATACTAACGCTTCTTAAACCGGTGCATTCAAAATTAGAAAAATCCCTCACTCTTAAAGAAACGTTTTTTGAACCAGCCGAAGTAAAGGTAGTGGTCGCATTTTGAACGCTGGAAGTAGCCGGACTGCCATCTGGAAAAGTCCAAAAGAAAGATGTTTTAGTCGGTGGTGTGCTATAAACAATTGAGCCATCGGTGAATTGAACCACCTCATTAACGCTGGGTGAAGTTGGCGACCAAGTAAAGTCAATCCAGGGATGGGCGTGAAGAGCCGTAGAAAAAGTTCGGGTTGCTGTCCATTCAGACCAATGACCAAATGAATCTCTAGCCCTTACCCGCCATTCAAATGAAGCATTATAACTAATATNNNNNNNNNNNNNNNNNNNNNNNNNNNNNNNNNNNNNNNNNNNNNNNNNNNNNNNNNNNNNNNNNNNNNNNNNNNNNNNNNNNNNNNNNNNNNNNNNNNNNNNNNNNNNNNNNNNNNNNNNNNNNNNNNNNNNNNNNNTCTACCACCAAAGTCCCGGCTCGCCAAACCCGAAGACCATAATGGGTCTGGTTGTCATTATCAGCGTCATTGTAAGTCCAGCTAAAACTGGTTAAACCTTCTCCCGGACTAATATTACAATAACTCAAACTTTCTAAAGGATTAGTAACGGTTGGCGCAACGTTAAGGGTAGTTGTTACCTTATAATTTGATGTGGCGCAAATATTTGTTCCGCCCACTCCTCCTTCTATACAATTAAAAGAAATCCAGCCAACTACTGCTTCTGAATTTCCTCCGGCATCTCCTCCCCAAGCATAACCTCGAAATTGCATTGGCGAAATTATGTTATTTAACCAAACCCCATAAGTTCCTCCTGCTTGAATAGTTCCCCTCATACTTATCCAACCATCCCAACCGCCAAGTGTCTGGCCTTCGGGTGTTATTGCTCTTTCAGCCCTTGCCCAGCCAGAAAACATCCAGTCGCCCACTCCGTCACAAACCTGTCCGGTTCCTGGAAAATCTAAGCAGGCAGAATAATTGGGTGCGCCAGGAAAAGGCCCAGCCGGGTCAAATCTAATCCAGCCAATTCCACCAACATCAGCTGTTGTTCCTCTTGACCAAGCAAAACCGGTTAGTCGCCCTCCCCTGGGAGTAGCTAAATGGCCGCAAAGAGCATCTCCATCCCCTGTACAAATATGAACCCCGTAATTTATTACTGCTCCACTAGTTGTATTATTAAAACTAATCCAGCCCAGGTTTCCTGACCAAGCCCAGCCAGAGACATTATGTTCTGGACCAGCCTGGACTCGGCCGGCAAAAAGCAAACCCAAAAGCGCAAATAACATTATCGTAATCGCTAAAAATTTTTTATTCATAAGTACTTTAATGCCATCTAATTTCATTATATTTTTTCCAAAAATCACTGTCAAGTTTTAATAATTATGAACCTCGATAGACCGTTCTTTTAGTTAAAAATGTAGATGTCGGACATCTACACATCTAATGTAGATGTCGGACATCTACTTAACTAAATAGAGTTGACCCCATTTTTCATTTGACCCCATTTTCCTTTTTTTTATTTCTCTGCCAAGGAAATTTTTAATTTTGCATCTAGGGCTTCGCTCACCTTCTGTAAAAAA
The nucleotide sequence above comes from Candidatus Nealsonbacteria bacterium. Encoded proteins:
- a CDS encoding prepilin-type N-terminal cleavage/methylation domain-containing protein, whose protein sequence is MKTKKFIVSKPPSRPQKGFLLLEVIVAIFLVTVGIAGAIIAIQQLVTVTEIASSQMIGSYLAQEGMEIVRNIRDSNWLGGRAWNAGIFCCSPPPCDCQADYRATSLVSFIPGEFLRIDGGFYKYSATGPLTPFIRRIRVASTTVDRIDLTVFVDWQERGINYQASTTKHLYNWR
- a CDS encoding prepilin-type N-terminal cleavage/methylation domain-containing protein; the protein is MKKYDKNSKNRHQGFTLIELLVVAAIISILSALMLTGHRPERSPLNLFRAANKLSQDIRTAQQLAISAQEFQTAIPRGGYGIYLNLANPRQYVLFADCNANFSYNPTGPATCANATPATPSPEIVGSIISLERGVEISALSPPSPLHITFTAPDPITRVNLSTTTAATITLRLIADPLQTQTIIVNPAGLIRVE
- a CDS encoding PKD domain-containing protein, with product ISYNASFEWRVRARDSFGHWSEWTATRTFSTALHAHPWIDFTWSPTSPSVNEVVQFTDGSIVYSTPPTKTSFFWTFPDGSPATSSVQNATTTFTSAGSKNVSLRVRDFSNFECTGLRSVSITLPLPEWREIIPF